Within Vicia villosa cultivar HV-30 ecotype Madison, WI linkage group LG1, Vvil1.0, whole genome shotgun sequence, the genomic segment GGTGCAATATTTATTATGAACAAAAAGCAGTAGGCAAAACGAGGTGGTCTTACTTAGCAAGACATCAATATTATACTTAAACTcattattcaataagaaaaaaGTATTTGCATGTGTAGTTTGttgatttttatttgtatatattttgatgtgttattgttgttttaaggGAAATGCTAATCAGTGTCATCTGGGCAATAGTTAagactttaaaatagtaaatttatttcgGTAATCTGCATATTTAATGTTCTGAAAATCgaaatattatattttctataaaatattttctttttttggaatgcttaaccattgccctgagggcactggttagcaagacccttgTTTTAATGATAGCATGACAAAAATAAGACTTTTCGTCAATAtgtctaaaaattgaaaatataatgtCTAATATAtcttacttaaaaaaataaaaaatccaaaatactTCATTAGACATGGCAACGCAGTGGTTCAGGGATGGTTTTTACCTCCTCAAATTCAAACTCGAATCCTCAATCAATTTTCGTTCCCCGcctcaaattcaaatggggatgaAGAATTAAAACTCAAATTCATCACAAACACGTTTGGATTGGGTTTGGATATCTCGTCCCGCCACTTAGGAGTGTTCATGGGTGCGGGTCAATCCACAAACCCGTTAACCCAAACCGAACCAACTCATAAATTACCCAAATCCGTTCATTTACGGGTATATCCAACCCAACCCGCAATAACCCATATAGTTTTGGTTCGGATATCGGATTTGAGTTTTGCAACCCGCGAATCCGTTGACTCAATTGATGTTACattacaaatttttattttttattattattttaaataaaaatataaaattattatctccgtactaaccataattttttcaaaaaaaaaactttattcttCACCAATAATACTACTAAATCAATTAATTTTCGTAATTCTAGGACAAAATgttatttcttattttcttctgtatcatttccaacttatgcattttataaaaataatgtgtcttaaggaattttatattattatctagtgttatgtcatgttgattaatattttttttaattaagaaagaatatatattaattcaaaaataccaaaacaaGCAAGGTGATCCTAAAGGGATCCAACCATCCAAGAGGACAAGTTCTACATCATGAGAGGCACAAGGTGGCTCCTAATCTTTTTtacttttccaccctctatacGATATATTCTTTATAGTATTGTTAACTATATTTGTAATATCAACAGTGTGTCCAAAAATAATACTATTTCTATAATGCCAATTCTAGTAAACTGTTTCAGCAGCTATCATCTTGAGGAGCTCCACGCGCCAACCTTTTTAGTTCTATTAGTCAACCACATCAACTATGCATCCCAATGTGTTGGTATATGAGACTCTTCCATCCACTGGAGCATCCCACGCCATATAGGACTGGTTTTCTCACAGCAGAAAAGAATATGGTTCATGGTTTCCTCAGTGGAGATCCACAGACTACAAATGTCATTGTCCAACATGCCAAACTTCTTGAGCCTAGCCTTGGTAGCAAGCTTACCATGACAGGCTAACCAAAGGCAACGCACAGCGCGAGGTCTAGCTTTATTCCCCTGAATTAATCTTCTCCAAGGAACTCTTTGACCTTCATCAATTAGCTTGGCATAGAATGCCATAGCCTTGAACTGGTGGCTCTCCGCAGCCCTATTCCACTCCATTTGAACTTTAGTTATCAGGTTTCTAGTACTCAGAATGCCACGCATGATCCAAGAGTTCTGAATCTTGGGTGCGTACTCCATCACATCCTCACCCTTGAAGTAGTATGTGTGAATCCAAATCACCCACAGGTTATCAGCTTTACAACAGAGATTTCAAAGGCACTTGAGCAACATAACTTCATTCCACACAGTCATATTGAGTAAATGTAATCCACCCTGAGCAATTGGTTTGCACATAGTGTTCCAAGCCACTGGACACTTCCTGCTAATCTCTTTAGAACCTGTCCAGATAAAACTACGGCAGATGGCATCAATCTTTTTAATCACCATTTTTGGGATGGGAAAGCACTGCATCCAAAACTGAGCCATGGCATGACAAATGCTTTTCACTAATTGCAGCTTGCCTACATAGCTAAGAAGCTTAGCAGACCAGTGGTGAATGCGGGTAACAATCTTGTCTATAAGAGGAAGGTAGTGACTTATGCTAAAGCTTCTTGGTAGTTAAGGGAACTCCCAAGTATCTAAAAGGATAGTCCCCTTCTTGGAATCCAGAAACATGCTTCATAATAACCCTGTCATCAAAATTTAAACCACCAAAATAAATCTTGCATTTGTTTGGATCCATTACCATACTTGTGGAGGTAGAGAATTTATGCATAGTCTGAAGCATCATTTGGCCAGATATAGCATCCTCTCTGCAGAATAGTAAAATGTCATCAGCAAAAGTTAGGTTGGTCATTTTAACTTTCTCACATTTGGGATGGTGATTGAAATTAGGATCAAGCTGCATTCTGTCTATGAGTCTAGTCAAGTACTCCATAATGAGCATAAAGAGTAAGGGAGAGATAGGATATCCTTTCCTAATACCTCTTTGAGCCTGAAAATTATTAGTATACTCCCCCATTATGTTGAACCTGTAGGACACAGTAGTCACACCCAGCATAATTCATTGGATGAACTGATGAGGAATACCAATCTCTCTCATAATATCTTTAGGGCCCCCAAATTGACCATATCATAGGCCTTTTGAAGGTCAGTCTTCATCATAGTCCTGAGGGTCCCACCTTTTATGGTATAACCTTTAATAGGCTCATAGGCTAGCATGATATGGTTGTGAATATTCTGGCCATGGACAAAGGCAACTTGATTATTGCTTATCACAGTTGGAAGC encodes:
- the LOC131596669 gene encoding uncharacterized protein LOC131596669; the encoded protein is MGEYTNNFQAQRGIRKGYPISPLLFMLIMEYLTRLIDRMQLDPNFNHHPKCEKVKMTNLTFADDILLFCREDAISGQMMLQTMHKFSTSTSMVMDPNKCKIYFGGLNFDDRVIMKHVSGFQEGDYPFRYLGVPLTTKKL